The sequence CTCGGTACCCTGCTATCTCTTTAGGCGTCCGTGGGTAGCATTTATATGAGGAAGTATAGCATCAGAATATGTAGTTTGACTGACCAATTCAGAATAGTTATGATAGTAATGATGACGACGATGATGCTGATGATgctgctgatgatgatgatacaaTGGGGAATCAATAGATTAGGAAAGAAGAAGCGGCTCACGTTGGCGGGGTTCATGGACGGGCCAGTATAACTAGCGCCGGCGATAACCAATGCGACTGTGGAGACGGCAAGCATCCAAGTCTTCAGGATGGGATTACGAGGGCCCTTGAGGAGGATCCAGAGAACCGCGAAGGTGATGGTGAAGGTGAGGACTCCCTCGGCGACGGCCCCGGTGTGCGGGTCCACCTTGAGCGAGGGCCCACCGAGCATGTGCTTGTACTGAGGCGGCATCAACTCCACGATGGCCATCGCGCCGCCCACGGCCCCAGCGGCCTGCCGGGGAGAAATTCAAATGAGGAGGAGGCGAACTGCAGTCCGTAgaagagaaaagggaagaggcGCGCCGCTGCTACTAAACTAATATCACTAATAGATCTACCTGGGCGGGGAAACGGAGGGCCATGGAGAAGAGGTTGTCGGAGCCGAGGCCGGCGGCGTAGAAGGCGGCGGTGCCGGTGGGGTTGAAGCTGGCGCCGCCGACGGCGTCGGAGATGATGTTGAAGACGAAGAGGAGCAGGGAGATGAGGGTGAGGGTGACGGCGAGGGACAGGGCCACGCCCTGCACCTGCAGATATGCGGTGATGGCGGCGGTGAGCGCCCCCACCGTCGACACGCAGAACACCCACGAGAAAGTTATCACGGCATCGCCGATCGCCGCCTTTATCGCACCCATTGCTATGCTGCGTCGACCGCACCCTCtcactctgtctctctctctgttttagtctcccttcttcttcccaGAGCGGAGGATTCGGGTGGTCGAGAGCGGAGGGTCGGAATCTGATAGCGATCGGAATCCGGATACCGAATTTTTCTTTAATCGACAATAGAGGAGCCAATCCGCGCTTCGTTCTTCCGCACCTACCTCTCAGGAGTCAGGACCCCGTCCAGCGCAAAAACCGTGGGATTAGGTAGGGGGTATGCTGCTGCAACCCACGCTgcttaaatttcaatttttgaacAGTTAATTGCTCTGGCGAAACTAATATCCGTTCTTATCCTCTAATGACAGCGAACAGtttcctaaatatatatatgttactcTGATTGCCGTCCGCCTAAAATGCCCGAGTTCATTTCCATCGAAGGTTATTTTACCAGATATTATCAGTATCCTATTTGGCAAAATATTTGATGTTGCTCGGCAATTTGCTCTTAGCCCCAACAAAATTCTCGTTTTTCTCCACCATGGGACTTCTTCTTCAACGTAAATTTTACCGCGTCAATACatttttcaaatcaaaaaacaaaacagtCAATCTTTTACGTACATTTAAAAGCAAGAGAAAAAATTTAACCGTCATGTCAACGCAATCACAATCTCTAATAATGCATTTTATTTgcttcatacatttttttttttcaccattgtctcaatttcttttttttcgtttggAAATCTTGattctttttatttagtttacaaattaaaatatgtaCCATGAACTTAACTTTGGAAAGCCATGTACACTAGTATTTGCCTTGTTTTCTAATAGGTTAAAATTGTTTTCGCTATTACTACCATTTTTATTCTTTGATTGTTTTCCCCCCATTCTTTTAAAGAATTTGAAGCTTCTGTCACGCTCCCAATTAGGACTTACACCTGCAGCTTCACCCACTCAATTTGTTGAAGCTTCGTTGTTTCATATGATTATTAAGTATTGGTTAGTTAAACACTAAGGAACTTTTCCTGTAGCGCTGACAATAGATTGTGTACCGATTAGTGGCATAATCACCTACAACCATACTACTATGTTTGGATATAGACAATCAAATGTGGTGGATCGCACTACATTCAGTCCCACAGTCCAGTATGGTAAATGAGATAACACTGATTCCCCGTGCAGCTGCTCTCGCCTGTTAAAAAGCTAAAGCAATCAAATCTATGTTTCAACATGGGGAAATTTCAACATCAGGACCGGCCATATTCAACAGTACTTCCAGAGTACAAATCATCCCCATTCACTTCTTTAAACGGCTGCAACAAAATTCACAGGCCTCAGTTGTTCATTGAAAATCCGATCTCTTGTCAACTCCAACAATGAAAGTAACTGGGGAAATTTCTTTAGTATTGATCATCTTCTGGAAATTCTAGCTCGTCTTCTAGAAAAAGACACTCCACTATCTATGTTGCGGCCAGGCCTGTGGTCTTCTACTTCATCCTCACTAGTAGACTCGTCTGACCGCCACCTTGACCCACCTCTCATGCTTCCATAATCAACAGGTGAACCACCTTCTCTAAAACTGCAATTGTGAAACCACATACgaaattcatcaaaaaattttaaagaaaacaaaaaaaaaggacagaAAAGAAAACATGTGAATATAATTCCTTAAACTGAACTTACCATGGTAAGTCAGcaatatagaaaaattaaagaCCAGATACTGTTCTAGTTCTCCCTTAAACACTTCTGAAGAAACAAAAGGACAGATTACACATTGCCCTATGTAAGATAAGAACAGGGGAATTACCTCCGTGGTTTTATATCAGCCTCTTCCACCCTCTTCGTAGAAAAACTCTCCAGCAGATTTTGTTTCGATAACTCTGTCAGACTCTTATCATCAATTAACTCTTCTGCAGTAACATTACTCTGAGCTATATTTTCTTGTTCCTTGCGACCAAGTGAAGCATCTTCCGGCGAAAACAGATGGGAATTTTCTGCACGACCAGTGAAATCAAGCCGGTTCGTCCTGATAGATTCCTCCTGGAACCTAACGTCATACGGCAATCTCAATGAGCTTGTGTTTGTTTGTTCCTTAAGAGGTGTACCATGAGAACCAAAGTGAAATTTTCTGGGAAGTAGATGGCCAGCATGTTGATGTCCTTGCCTAAAACCAGCTTGCCATGTGCTCTCTCTAACATTGCTCATACCTTTTGACTTTGAAATCTCCCCGTTCTGGTTTTTCGATGAATACATGCCATAGGAAGCTGATGTTAAATTCATCTTGGAATCGATGGGATCTTCCGGAGTAGTAAGAAGTCTGCGCTGAATGATAGTTGGAGCCTTCCTGCTGCCAAACTCCTTATGGGAATTACTGCTGGTTTTGTTGAGAGGCGTGTGAGCATTATACTTTTCTAAATGAGAACTCACCTTATTCTGCAGAACAAAAGAATCCACAGGACTCAAAATAGAATGATTTGGTGATTCATGAGAAAGATCATTAGCCACATTTGTGGAAACCACTTTCTGCCGTTCCACCTCAGGAAGCAACTCGAGGCTTCTAACCTGTAGAAATAATTTCACACTGTAAGAAACTAAAGAAATACAAAGGACATGAACTTAGAACTATTTATGccgaaaattaaaataaatctgTAGAAGAACATCCTCTCCTCTGTGCGTCCGGTCCACAAGGTCAAGATTTAATCAGAGAGAGCAGATTATGTAATGATGCCCACAACTACGATTAGCACAAGCAGCATATAAGCTACAAATAAAATCAACACATCCAACATATGGCCAGCACCTAGCATTCAATGGCAGTAACAAGTGCAAAGACTAAGAGAAAGTATGACAAACTTACGACCAAGCCTTGCCTCCACCGAGCTATCAATCTTGTCTGGGTAATCTCATCTTCACTAGCAGTCTCCAAAGTGCTCAACTCCAAGTTCTGAAGCTTACGATCAACTTGATAAGCTTCCGAATATCGATATCGCTGATAGAAATTGGACATAATTTCAGATAATTATGAAATCGCCTTCAAGGTAAGAAAAGGCAGATAAAGGCAACAAGCAAAATATCAATATTGCTGACATGGTTGGAGAGTTCAAGTAGCATCCAACCGTCCAAGAGAGCTTAATAAAGCAGAGACAACAAACAGAAGGCTACAACGTGACAAATGGGAGGATATAATATCTGCTTAACTGTCGGTGCCTGCTTATAAGTGATTAAGCAGACCACAATCCAATAAATTTCCCAATCCAATCAAGAAAAGGAAACAACAAAAAGCAGCTCAAGAAAACATTACGTATAGTATTACTGTACTATAGTAAGGTACTCATTATAGAAATATGCATGTAATCAAAATTTAGTATGTCCCATGATCAACATATCAACCAGGCAGAGATGGCTTCATTCATTTCCAGGAACAAAAGCATTTGTAGATTACAGATAGCAatgatattttttgaaatacagCATATTTTAAGTAAGTTGACCATGAATAAGCCAGTACAAAAGAGCTGATAGACTTCAaagttcaaaattcaaatgCTTTTCAAGAAGGAAATAATATGATTCtcacatgatatatatatatacacacacacacacatatatatagatctaagctgctatactatcggtagcacagaggcctccatgctatcaagttgtttttaatgatgcagcttccaaatcaacgatcggctccgttatagatgatctatactattgaaagtatttgaaaactaaatttcataatttttcaatattatttggctagtaatcaaaagctctcaaaattaacaattttaatggtcaatatgatgcgtttgtgaatttaacggtgtaaaataatttaaatttgatgaaatttttatagaaaattcttttcactatttagaataagatcagtacttctgattttaaatttaagtcttttattgtcattttttatgagatttttattttttagctgttcatttttagactacttgtttaataggtaaatgatatcaaaaaattatgaaatttagattccaaatattttcaatagtatagatctctaacggagccgatcgttaatttgaaagccgcatcattgaaacaatttggtagcacaaagacctccgtgctaccgatagtatagcagtcgaactccatatatatatatatatatatatatatgaaattacgCTACTATActactaatagcaccaagtcattggtgctattaggttttcagcccttagataaagggatgtgtggttaggatgatggtggtcctcCAGGATTAAGTgcgtagttggttgaatagtatgatctaacatgtgaaaatggtcaaaggggtagatctaacggcaaaaaacttggtagcaccaagaacttggtgctattgatagcatagtagccaaactctatatatatgtgtgtgtatatatgtgtgtgtgtctatatatatatatatagaactaggctagaatactattaatagcactaagtcattggtgctattaggtttcgaCCCCTGGAagaagggatgtgtggttaggatgatagtggtcccttaggatagatttaacggcagaaaacttgataacaccaagcgcttggtgctattgatagtattgtagccggactctatatatacatatatatgtgtgtgcgcGTATATGTGTATGTagatatatgtgtgtatatgtatatatgagtctggctactatagtattatgagtacgatcttCTTCACACTcacaagtcgttttcgatgatagagattcTTAATCGAAGATCCATacagttaaatatgatctagagcatttaaatattctagaaactaaatttcataatattttgacaTCATATACCTTCCAATCAAAAGGCCTCAAATTGACTTTAACAGCCGATATAGggtgttgaatttttaatagaaaattctattcctacatacaacaagatcaataactccgagcttaaatttaagaaCCCTATCccttatttttaaaagattattcgattttgaccgttcaatttttacccacttgatggactttcttataaatttgataaattacgAAATTCggtttctacatacttcaaatgctctagaatGGATTttcgattcggaagctcaatcatcgaaaacgacttatgagtacaaagatctctatactcataagagtatagtagccctactgtATAAATATGTCATAATATTGCGCAACATCCTTCAAATTGTGCaattaaagaaaagaatctAATTTAGGCATCTCAAGATAAAAGTTTTGCTTCAAAACTTTTGTTGTGATTTAACTAGATAAAAGCGATTTGAATAGATATAGCTACCTGGCTTCATGAGGCATAAAGATTATAACTTTTTTGTATGTTAGATAATATGGCATGTAACTACCATGTTCAAAACGATTGTCAATTAAATCCTGGCACTTAGAAGCGAAAACAACTAGATGATCCAAATGCAATTCAAGCAAcctaaaaaaattctacatcACTCTATCTGGTCAACCACAATTTATGGTTGTTTGTACTTTCCACAGCATCCTGAAATCGGATGTTGTAGCATAATGTTCGTAGCTTCAACTAGTTGccaatatatattatgaatgGACTTTTCTGAAGATTAAATAACATCGTTGCTAAAACAACTGCAATTTTCTGCTCCTACCTGGAGATAAAAGACCACAAGAAGACTACCATATATTTCTGATGGCCTTTGACAAGCATGGTCGAGAAGACACTTGTGGAGGCACTTCTCTTCAACAGAGTCCCAAGGCAACTCAATCATTCTATCAAGAAGGTTCCTCCGCATACAGAGATAATAAATTTCAGTCACCAAGACTTCCACATGGTATAGCCAAGAGTCAGATTTTGCAATATTGGAGAGTGCAGCATGCTTTGATTTTGATTCCTTTACTTTAGAACAGTGCATTCTGTGATACATGAAGGCTTCTGTTAAAAGGCCACACTCTATTCTGACCCGAACAGCAGTTACTGCTTCACCAAGACTATCATGCTCAATATTTGCATTAGAGCAGAAGTCATCACGCCCGGTGCACCGCTGAACACTTAAAGCCACATCGGGACAATGCCGTTCCAATAGAACTTGTGCTATTTTCGGATGTGTTTCTCGGCCAGCAATCTCTTGGAGAAGACGATTAGCTTCCTGCCATATCAAAGAACCAACTATGTTAATTAACATTGACTGCCATATCCTCAAAAGGAAAATTTTATAAACGTAAGGGTATCAACGTATCTGCACTATTAGCACATTGAGATTCATATACAACCTAACCATAGCAACTAGTGGGAGATTTTGTTTGTTATATACTCCTTTCAACCATAGTGCTGATGGACAGTATTATCAAGAAAATCTCTAAGAGGATGCAAGAAAATTAGTAGACAGCTAGGCACAAAAATGTAAGTAAGATATGACTTAAAAAGGATTCAGTACTATCAGCAGCTCTTGGAGGATCCAGCATGCGAATTAAGAAATCATGACTGTGCATATAGAGATAGCAAAGTGAATCAATATAGATAGTTGTGTAGGTGAGAAGCTAGATTTAATCTTGTTTAAGCCGCGCCAGTTTCAGTACATGCAATACCCTGGGCCAATTCTAGGCCTGGATGTAACCCAGCGTCCCTCAAAACTTATATCTGAAAGTAAACTTGGGTTCCAACTAGACCCAACAACCCATAACTGTTGTAGCCCTACAAGTCACAGAACTGCTGTTTTGGGGGAAAAAAGGGTAAGTCAAGATACTGAAAATGTCACCTCGATTCCTCAGcagttttatataattatatgttaTACTGTAATGAGTAATTGAGTAGTCATTTTTACAACATTGGCTCCTCACCTAGATACCACCTGCCTTACGCGCAATCACCTTGCGACCCTTTAAAATGCCGCATTTAGCAACTCTTTGGTTTTACCAACCGTTCCTAACGTAATTGGCTAAGGAGTTGATGGCTGGTACCCAAGGTCAAAGTTAAAAGcctaattgcttcatatttctagctaagttcatttctagaagaaaaaaaattgaacgaAGCGAGTAGCTTGTTACCTCCCACAACACCCCGCCCCGcccttccaaaaaaaaaaaaaagaaataaaaaataaaaaatcttgtggttttattttgtttcacctaggcttcgtttggttcgggtataagcaagaactggTTATACCgaggataggtacaagtatgggttttcgtaggaacaagggtatttttttgtttggatgaaaatgtgagtataaactggaactagaaaaattgtgtttggatgaaaatgtgagtataaggtggaatagttggtagttataaatagaaaataatgacaTTACccttataattgaatttaaatttttaaacttataattttaaattgaaaattttaacttttaaattttaaaattttaaattaaaatttaaaattttaattttcaaaattttaattttaaatatcaaattataaatttaaaagcaaatttaaatttgaaaggtataaaatatcaaatttaaaatttaaaaactaaaaatatcatatttaaaatttaaaatttaaaaatatcaaatttaaaatttaaactttaaaatttaaaatttaaaattataaattttaaattttaaaaattaaaatttaaaataaaaatctctctctctctctctctctctctctctcttgtaccggggggtggaacaagttgttccacccctgggtgggaacacttgttcccacctATACCCGGTACAAACTGGGTAGGTGGGAACACTTCCCACCCACCCAAAAATGTGTTTGGGTACAAAAGGGGGGATAACCTcctgtacccaatccaaacactaGCCTAAGGAATTACCGTCATATGGGACGGTACAATGATACTTTCGCAACCCACAGAACAGTACAATACAACACTTTACCATTCTATACTCTGCACTTTACCATCTTGTGGTTATTAGAAAGTACTACTTTATTACCCTATTTGATGGTAGATCCTCAggtgaaacaaaaacaaagccACATATTTACCATCATCTTTCCTGAAAATATAGCCAAACAATAAAGACTGATGAGCGCCTGCCCGAGTGCTCAAAATCTTTTGGGCTGCTTGCTTGGTTGAGTGATCGCCAGTGGCAACCCTCTTCCTATAGGGCGGTAGTtaagtaaaactttttttaaaccACAAGTGGCAGAGTGAAAATGCGCTAAACCTCagggggcaaattgaagtttaccctaaaataaATAAGTTGAAATCCCGTAATTGGACTTGCACCGTTGCACGTCAACCAAAACTTGCCAAATGAACAGGTTATGATCATCTCAAACTAAAACTACTTGTTGAGAGTATGCAGAGCAAAACACTAAGATCAGAGGTCTCAAATAACAGCAATATATGAACTTACAACTAGAATTTCTTCTGTACTTTTCcgatatgaatttaaaatcaacTATACGAGCTTCTGCAAACTAGACTCAATTAGTTCAACCGTTCTTTGGTTTCTACAGTCAAATACTTGAGCTCAATCGTTATCTTGTGCATCAGTCAGTTAGTTTGCAAGTTAGCATGTAATCACAAATGCAATTACTGATTACGGCACAATTAACTAGGTGTGTCCATTAAACAAATAGgcagaagaagaaagaaaacaagcaaaaaaGTTGAGCTATACCTGCAGAGCCTCAACAGAATGATCATCCAGAAGATAGAATACTAAAGACTCAAGCAATGAGTGTTTAGTTATACCAAAGGTTGCAGCAAA is a genomic window of Ananas comosus cultivar F153 linkage group 13, ASM154086v1, whole genome shotgun sequence containing:
- the LOC109719628 gene encoding aquaporin SIP1-2; this encodes MGAIKAAIGDAVITFSWVFCVSTVGALTAAITAYLQVQGVALSLAVTLTLISLLLFVFNIISDAVGGASFNPTGTAAFYAAGLGSDNLFSMALRFPAQAAGAVGGAMAIVELMPPQYKHMLGGPSLKVDPHTGAVAEGVLTFTITFAVLWILLKGPRNPILKTWMLAVSTVALVIAGASYTGPSMNPANAFGWAYVNNRHYTWEQFYVYWICPFVGAILAAWVFRLIFPPAVKVKKA
- the LOC109719627 gene encoding E3 ubiquitin-protein ligase HOS1; translation: MAMATDGDARISSRPLPNYDSSIVQDALEQLASIDLIALCNEAKIEHCRATRDLSSCGRYVQHVLSSCGHASLCAECSQRCDVCPVCRTSIPNIGSRVQLRLYYKCIEAGLISKRHDDRFQEKESSRNHSMTDIQRLYLLFDVALENNLVSLICNYVTDVCMDEHAVSSDPVLSFLFDEVVIKDWCKRTVKNIISNLQEKYTLEVKAMKSELCSFQKFASQLAGISSVLEVMVSLFKDTFSAQLPDLHQLFESTLKAEQHLEVMIWCTRHNFLEGVQSHYSDPALWNLHVVERKLAAVERSWPKLSGDAANSFGPDGAILFIEQALENLGIEQTNIQTNDEEVDILCLLDENSPLFFLSKVDKANRNGYPFRDLRVAADVLFLRGTSDTVVAKHAVFLYYLFDRHWTRPEVEWKYLIDDFAATFGITKHSLLESLVFYLLDDHSVEALQEANRLLQEIAGRETHPKIAQVLLERHCPDVALSVQRCTGRDDFCSNANIEHDSLGEAVTAVRVRIECGLLTEAFMYHRMHCSKVKESKSKHAALSNIAKSDSWLYHVEVLVTEIYYLCMRRNLLDRMIELPWDSVEEKCLHKCLLDHACQRPSEIYGSLLVVFYLQRYRYSEAYQVDRKLQNLELSTLETASEDEITQTRLIARWRQGLVVRSLELLPEVERQKVVSTNVANDLSHESPNHSILSPVDSFVLQNKVSSHLEKYNAHTPLNKTSSNSHKEFGSRKAPTIIQRRLLTTPEDPIDSKMNLTSASYGMYSSKNQNGEISKSKGMSNVRESTWQAGFRQGHQHAGHLLPRKFHFGSHGTPLKEQTNTSSLRLPYDVRFQEESIRTNRLDFTGRAENSHLFSPEDASLGRKEQENIAQSNVTAEELIDDKSLTELSKQNLLESFSTKRVEEADIKPRSFREGGSPVDYGSMRGGSRWRSDESTSEDEVEDHRPGRNIDSGVSFSRRRARISRR